From Thalassophryne amazonica chromosome 5, fThaAma1.1, whole genome shotgun sequence:
tcagtccaatcacagatggacatgaatccacataaagctcctgatttttgaaaatgacttctgaaaatactttaattcgtgGCTGGAAATGTAGCGTTTAAAAGCAAGTCCCTTggtggtttttctgctgcaggtgcgtttctcagctgGTGTCGcactctgatcacacagaagcactgtgatgatttaaacttttaaagcgtcgTTGCTGTcagtgtgatcatcagacaacACGAACgttcgatcagggtgatcacgcctGGTTAATGTGCTGTAACTCTTTAAAGTGTTgtcactgtggtgtgatcatcagacagcCTGATTGATCAAGTGTGGTCACGCCTGATTAATGTGCTTTTTAAACATTTGGCATTTCTGTGATGACCTGACCAGGTCTGATCAGTGGACCTGAAAACAGCCGttcggcgctttaaaagtttaaagagtcacagtgctccattcattcacagcagcatttcccACAgtcagtccactcatcagcattctgtacacaatgaaaatggtccaccaagataaaaaaatgaaaatataattaaaataatgttttattactctgtttctgacctgcaccaaccgtgcagtaccgaccagaaccactgggtggaaacagggctgtcagcatacgctgggtaatcgtcaaggtgtggcagctgcattaatttattagacgtacgccagcGTGTGCCAGAGTTTTTAATACATTCGACTGtggcatatgcaggctaaatgGTCAGGGTGTGACAGGAcctttatgtacatatgatttcttaggtttgttttttataaattggcagaaacaaacaaaccgctttttcatgtcattatggggtgttgtgagtagaattttgaggggaaaatgaattcactccattatGAAATAAGGCTgcaactagggctgcaacaacgaatcgataaaatcgattacaacaggcgttggcaacacattgcgtcatcgatgcgttgtgCGATTATGGCGCCAGAAGCTGCTTCTGACGGCGACCAGTGCAGATCAGACACTGTTCGTAGAACTACACagttagaatatggcagatgcaagtagacgaaagaaagttaagactttaaaagtgtgggagcactttacgttaaataacgcaaagacgtttgttaaatgcaacatttgcaagtcggacctcgcatggcacgggaGGTTCAGGCTGTCAAGGTGAGgggcagagagggagagaaaaagaaagaactaacagcaccgacagttttttttattaatgttgtcaaaggcctaccatcgacattaacgcctgtccgattgtccgggacaagtgtaaaatgtgatcggacaagtaaaagttctaaatcgttgtccgaccggacaagtggcattttttttttcttgctttaaaacgttcaaatccttctcgcacctcgcgagaaagcgtcttcggtttttcctgccacactccacgcagcggacaatcggaaaacatgataacaccgagttctccccagacagtggaacaaCGACCTGACAGCGCCGTCAAACTCTGCCGTGCTCTCAGGTCGTTTTTAAAAattcagccaggctgtttgtgcagaaGTGCCCCCCTCCCTCACCCGCAGACAGAGCCGAACAGCGCAACTCCGTCAAAGTCTTCATATAAAACGAGCTCCTTCTGGatgtatagctccagaaattcatttataggatATATTTTACTGTTGAACGTCTTCGACACACAGACACCTTCAAAGTAAAAAAAGGCACTTAGACACCATCAAAATAAAAGACCACTCAGAAATACAAGATCAAGTTCAGTTTATATACAGGTAAAACAGTAAATCACAGTACAGGTCACCTGAAGGTGCAGGTAAGATATAAACCACACCcagcccatgagcaagcacactggagaCAGCGGTTAGGAAAATCTCCCTACAGTGATAAGGTGAtacagggtgtctcaaaaaatgtacccaaaagtactctgtAATACGAATActaggaaatggttttactgggaaataacggtgtttttctcatttcacgAACCCCAAAGTTtgatctgcaagacattaaagtacAGGAAAAATGCttcagttgaccctaattcagagaacaaaaatcctaagtgctgacttgcatctctttccacacaaaattcagtctcagagtgaactaactccccagcaaatggcaaggaaacttgaatttgctaggtggttttccagaaaactggagacagatgatttgtttcttaggaaactttaGACGAGGTTagattgatcatgtggtgtaaaagataacgggttaaaacatcaaaaaggaaagactgaactaaaaactgtgcattggggagaaaaattacatACTTCGACCACATGGTCACGCAGAAAATGACTGAGAATATTGATTGGTTTtcctgtgctgtcaaaatacttctGGGTACATTTTTTTGAGATACCCTATatatgcacgcgcgcacacacacatatacacacacacagaacaaaaatgtaaatgcaacacttttgtttttgctcacatttttcatgagctgaactcaaagacctaaaacattttctatatacacaaaagacctgtttctctcaaatattgttcacaaatttgtctaaatctgtgttagtgggcacttctcctttgctgagataatccatgccCCCCGTCAGGTGTGgcagatcaagatgctgattagacagcatgattattgcgtgGCATGGGACGTGCAATATGGGACAAAGACAGTGTGGGATTAGTGAGATAAATGTCTAACTGGAATGGTGCAAATTACAGTTCTCTGAGCTCgcctcaccccccaccccccaatctCCTGATGTTCTTAACATTTATTgaagtacgagggtaggctgaaaagttctaaggctccccatgaaggagtaatgcattaactgcattatagtgagccttttCAGCGTACCCTCGTATGTGTGAGGGTGGGCATTGTTTtcgaggatgcacaagcaaatattTGTTGTGCTGatttgctgtgcaatgacaaagGTGATTCTGAGTAACACAGCAGTGTGATTGATTCATGATGATGTCTTTACCTACAAACTGGCCATCGTACTGGTTTTTCTTCTGCGTGGGTCTTCATGTGTCTCTTCATGTTGCTTTTGAATCTGAACATTTTGCTGCACTCTGAGCAGCGAAATGGTTTTTGGTCACTGTGACAAACCATGTGGTGCTTCAGATGACACTTGCGGCCAAATTTTTTCCCACACTCAgagcagctaaatggtttctctcctgtatgagtaATCATGTGTGCACTCAGACTGCCCTTTAGGCCAAATCTTTTACTGCAGTGAGAGCAGCGAAATGGTTTCTCCCCAGCAGGACTATGCTGGTCACTGACAGACACTTCATGTTTCTGGGAGTTGAAAGCTGACTGCGGttcactgacatttttcaaatcaACGCTGTGTTCCATCTCCGGGTCAGAAAAGTCAAACAGTATGATATTAGTAACTTGTTGCAAATGACCATTAGCATCCAAGTCTGCATTTGGTTCGGGGTTTCCACTGTCATCTTTCTTGTGTTCAGCTGAACTGCTGTCTCGAGGCTCTGCCTCCCCGTTTGCTTCAGTTTGGCTTTGAGGGAGCTGCAAGGGATGAAGTTTGTCTTCatcctcttcactctttacagGGACATGAGATAATGTGAAGTTGGTGAAATCAACCTCCTCCAGACCGCGTAGCAGATCCCCACCCGTCCTGATCTGGAGTGGACCAGGTTCCTTCTTGATGTGTGTGCTCTGGGGTTCATCCGGGTCCAGCCTGGAGCTCCAGTCCACCTGGTCAGTTTCTTTCACAACCACCTGCTGCACATCTGCaggagacatgaaaacaaacacaaatacatcaAAATAAAAACAGTTCAATTTGTGGGCGACTGTCAAACTTGATCAAAGTCTGGACTTGATGTATTTTTTGAACCTCAGTGTGAATGAGCATCTTCTCTGcagcaaaaaaggaaaaaagaaagaaaggaaacaaCCACAACCCCTGGACATACATGAAAGACATTTGTCCAcaaaacaaattcagggttaATGGCTCACCTTGGAAGAGCAAAAACTGTGGAAAACCCATTCAGTAAAAATACACTGTCCCACCCGTCAGTAAATCAGCACTGACCTGCATTCAGACTGTGAGAGTTAAACATTAGAGCATCACAGATGCATCAAACGTCCATGATGATGCCACATCCGAATGATGGAATGTAGATGGACACAAACCATTTTCAAGAATCAACTGTGACTGTGTATTCCTCAGAAAcaacttttcttcttcttttttttttaataattgacaTTCTTTATCATCAGTAATTATTCAAATATCATAATATCAAAAAATAAAACTGGTGAAATATTGcagaaaaacattttgaaatgacaaTACACGTTCAATGTTTGTACTTTGTCAAAAAACCTGGAAAAACCCCGAGCTGTGGGGGGGAATACTAATCACATGGTTCAAACAGtcatttaaattaaaataaattgcccCCAGATACCCGACGGAGGAATCTAATTTCCCCCACTTGTAtctgtgatcttattctttcggtcattacccaaagttcatgactgcagttgaggataggagcgtaaaccGACTGGTAAACTTAGAGTCTCACCTTCGGGTTCAACTCCTTTTTCACCACAACAGTCCAGTACAGcttccataaaacatcagacacccccaaatctgtctatcgatcttacACTCCAACTTACACCCACTCAAGACTCTGAGATACTTaatctcctccacttggggcagtaactgtcccctgacccagaggggacagtccactgttttccaacagaggatcgcggtctcagatttggaggagctgattctcatcccattcGCTTTGCATTTGGACTCAAACCTGCTCAGGGACATAGGAGGCAACTGCTTGATGaatccaacagaaccacatcatccacaaaaagcagagatgaaaCTCTGAGCTCATCAGACTGGACACCATCtggtccctgactgcaccttaaaatcctgtgcaaaaaaaaaaatcacagacagGATTAGTGCCagggggcagccctggcagagtccaacacccaccaggaTGTTGTATCTGATGTAATGCCAAGAATGCAGACACgactcctactttggtcatatcaGGACAAGGCGAGAAGCTCAATTACCCAGGAGAGACTgaaagtagagctgctgcttcttcacactggaaggagccagctgaggtgatttgggcatctggtgaggatgccccttggTGGTCTCCCAAGGGAGGCCTTTGACCACGTCCAGCTGGGATGAGGTCctgggggaagacccaggacatgttgAAGAGATTATATTCCCTAGCTGGCTTCAGGATCCCCTGAGAAAAGTTACCGCAACCCAGGCCAGGATAAGCAGCAAAAAATGcagcaaaaaatgaatgaatgaatgaacagaataaagTGCACAAATTCTTCAATAAATGTCTGCAATAAGACTCAGAATTGAGGGACTTTGGACACATTTAATCTTAAaacactctcactcatcttcaaccacttatctgggatcgggttgtGGGGATGTCAGACACAATAAAATGGAAAaagtgcataaaaaaaaaactagtttgtCACCACATGGCTCTGTTAACCCCAAAACATGATTcacctgcaaatcgtgaattatctgcaaactgttaattgcaaaacgtgaatattgaaaaaatatctcccaaaatgtgaacgcaggtctcacaaaacatcaatatcattcatattatatatatatttttcagtttaagtagtttctgatttcagtttacagatcaattaattcaggaaatcttgatcacaaaccctatcaccgcaaaaatgtttttttcttttctgggaGGGGCGGGGTCACTCCAGCTGATGAGGTGGGGAGGTGAGCCCTGAGCAGCTCTCGTTTCTGGTGTCAAGCACCTGGCCCCGCTGGGCGTGACTCTGCACCAGGGACAGTGTCAAGCGGGGAGtctgactgggacggtccacctgtcaaacagtaATGTAGGTGTctaactcagggaggacagaatccTACACTGGAGACTCTGGTAacattagaaagatattcacagatttgaAGTTCACGGTTCAAGCACTtttaagagaaacgttgtagaaaaacaaacactagtttctaacctcaggaaggtaaacaacaagctacaaccttatttttattcatatgagCTGTCCTCTGAGCTCGAAACTGAGCTGAAGGAGCAGGCGGCTGGGAAACAGAAGTGtagggaccatctacaaagtgcaaaaatgaaaaggacaccagaaaaatattcaataaattcaggtgtggtgtcaccaaattcacagcacacatcagtggggttctgctggttatactacagcactccgtTTGGAAAAATATCACTGAGAAAAATTTTGAAGAATTTTTCATTTTTTACATTTCCAATTGCCTCATTATTATAAAGGTGGAATGACACAAAATTCacagcacacatcagtggggtcctgctggttatactacagcactcagtttggaaaaatgtgcaaaaatggaattttagtgatttttttaatcaaaataattaatagaatgagcaataaaattcactaattcGCGGTACCGAgcacttgacaccagaagcaagagctgctcTGCCTCCTGCCTTACCGGCTGTAGTGAACCCCCCACTaccaataaataaattatttgtttttttttttgttttttttttgcggtGAAAGGGtttcgatcaagatttcctgaagtaattgatccgtaaactgaaatccataaactacttaaactgattatatatatatatatatatatatatatatatatatatatatatatatatatacacacacacacacacacacacacacacacacacacacacacacaaccccaattccaatgaagttgggatgttgtgtaaaatgtaaataagaacagaatccaatgatttgcaaatcctcttcaacctatattcaattgaatacaccacaaagacaagatatttaatgttcaaactgatcaactttattgtttttgtacaaatatttactcattttgaaatggatgcctgcaacatgtttcaaaaaagctgggacagtgatatgtttacctctgtgttcagggctggatccagagtgaaaatctgacagaagcatttttgcccagtgataaaataaaaatcgtacacgtcttgttattcaataatcttcattcttttattcagctttttcttatcgtgcacctgctctgtggaacggtcttcctgcgaccatgagacagttggagtccgtggacatttttaagtcaagacttaaagcctatttttattctctttcttatgaatagttatttttttttatctgttttattcttttacttttgtttttaattatgtatttgaattttttttaatttttatttttttttattttttatgttgaactgttccatgtgaggtgccttgagacagattttgttgtgatttggcgctttataagctgattaaattgaaattgaacaacattttattgagtcttaaagtaaacaaatagtgcccaattttccttgcacaactttcttcctggatgccatgatcatcgactcgactgacgctatgtttgtttgatccggttttaattttcctgtgtacacctgcgtggtgcattgtgggatcaaatcaaaagctgtgttcaccacggggacacgttcggcactatttgagagtttttttttaaccgaTGATGAATGATACATAAAAAatcatcggtccaaaccggtctggatccgggcctggtgttacatcacctttccttctaacaacactcaataagtgtttgggaactgaggatgatgctgctggatgagtgtgagtattgacttacgatcatttaggcaCAAAAAACACacgagttcttgtgccaaatatcacaattatctgggaactactttttgcgcaggaattcatcaagcacgtcgaccACGTGCACGTacgaacacagaatatacaaaaactgtatagaGATTCGACCAAAACGAGACAGTCCACTTTTATCTTGCCATAagttaagctagtggcgctcgtgagagtgtgaagCGCCATGAGATGAACGTTAGGAGAAGGGTTTGCAGGGCTGCAGACATACAATTTTGACGGACAGGGCGCGGAATAACATTAAATGcaaaacagttttaatattttgccactgtttacgcgatattttatggtctgaaatctcacacggttaaccaatcagatttgcggaaaaaatgtaattggattagaagtcACGatatgcagctgattcacattttgggggttaacaacacCCTTTAAGAACAACCAAGCCAAGAGCAAGAATTTTGTTTtaaaatcagaaattaatttactTATATTCAAGCAACAAAACATCAACTGTGTCACGTTTTATAAGGACaagttgtttttatattttattttggggCAACATGAGCGTTTATTATTGAGGTGACGTCGGTTTGTAAACCCGCCCCCTTGGTAGACGCTCAACACGTAAGATAATGTGGTTGGACGGAACAAACCTTCAGGGTTAAAGACGGcgtccagcaggtgtcgctgtcggTGGTTCTCCTCTTTGGAACGACAAAGTTCCTCCTCGTACTCTGCTATGGTTCTTTCAAACAGCCCAAATATCTCTTCAGCAGCCGCAGTTAGTCGCTGCTTCACCAACGCTCTCAGCATTTGGACTTTAGACATTTTCACACAACGACACCAACTTTTTCTAAAACAAACTCcgtcacaaaacaacaaaagaaccaAAGAGTCACAGACACGaacgctgctgctcacagctagcaaGCTAAGCTAAGGGCCGgaaacagaggcgccttcaaagtaagagagggaaaagaggcgccttcaaaataagagagcgaacagaggcgccttcaaagtaagagacggAACAGAGACGACTTCAAAATAAGAGAGCGAACAAAGGCGCCTTCAAAATAAGAGGgagaacagaggcgccttcaaaataagagagcgaacagaggcgccttcaaagagagagagaacagaggcgccttcaaagtaagagacggAACAGAGACgacttcaaagtaagagagaggaCAGAGGAGCCTTCAAAATAAGAGAGCAGAGgctccttcaaagtaagagacggAACAGAGACGACTTCAAAAAAGAGAGAACAGAGGCACCTTCAAAAAAAAAGCGAGAACAGagacgccttcaaagtaagagagcgaACAAAGGTGCCTTCAaaaagagagagaacagaggcgccttcaaagtaagagagagaacagaggcgccttcaaagtaagagagagaaaacagatgcgctttcaaagtaagagagaacaGAGGCACTTTCAAAGTAAGAGAGTGAGCAGAGgcagccttcaaagtaagagagagagtACAGAGGCacccttcaaagtaagagagtgaGCAGAGGCACCTTCAAAGTAAGAGGGAGAAGAAAGGCACCTTGAAAATAATAATCTGCATTTGACCTCTTTTTTAGGACAGAGACATGGTGCCTGTGTGTGGCCTCGCTGCTGCTCCTTTGCcgactttttgttgtttttattcaaaCTTAGGTTATTGTGTCAGCCTTAGTGACTGGGACAGTTACAAACAAGCACTTCCACCGCCGCTTGTGCGCACCCACCTCCCCAGAATACATGTTGCTGCTTCGAGTTTCAGGTAATCAaagaagaggagcagaggctacAGGTCTGGTGTTCAGGTTAAGATCAAGAGAGCCACAGCGACTGCCAGTGGCTCCTCTCGGCCGAACCG
This genomic window contains:
- the LOC117511355 gene encoding zinc finger protein 436-like — translated: MSKVQMLRALVKQRLTAAAEEIFGLFERTIAEYEEELCRSKEENHRQRHLLDAVFNPEDVQQVVVKETDQVDWSSRLDPDEPQSTHIKKEPGPLQIRTGGDLLRGLEEVDFTNFTLSHVPVKSEEDEDKLHPLQLPQSQTEANGEAEPRDSSSAEHKKDDSGNPEPNADLDANGHLQQVTNIILFDFSDPEMEHSVDLKNVSEPQSAFNSQKHEVSVSDQHSPAGEKPFRCSHCSKRFGLKGSLSAHMITHTGEKPFSCSECGKKFGRKCHLKHHMVCHSDQKPFRCSECSKMFRFKSNMKRHMKTHAEEKPVRWPVCR